The Gemmobacter aquarius genome contains the following window.
GCGTCACTGCCTCGATGGGTTCGACGAACGGCGAAATCACCCTGACGGACTCGACCGGCAAGAACATCGCCATCACCAACTTCACGTCGACCGACGCGGAAACCGCCGGCGGCGCCGAGCTTGACGTCACCGGCCTCGAAACCGACGGCACCGCTGCCTCGGGCCCGGTCACGCTCGACGGCACCACCTCGGATGCCACCGTGACCGGTCAGGTCACCTTCGCTTCGACCCAGACCTTCTCGGTGAACTCGTCGTCGACCACAGACACGACCGAGGCTTTCTTCTCGGACAAAGCCAACGCGTCGGAACTGAGCCAGGTCGCTGAAATCGACCTGTCGACCGCCGAAGGCGCTGCCGAAGCCATCACCGTGATCGACGTCGCCCTGCAAAAGATCAGTCAGGCACGCGGTAACCTCGGTGCCATGTCGAACCGCCTCGACTCGACGATCTCGAACCTGACCAACATCTCGGTTTCGGTTCAGGCCGCCAAATCGCAGGTCGTCGATGCCGACTTCGCCGCCGAATCGACCCAGCTCGCACGGGGCCAGATTCTGTCGCAGGCAGCCACCGCGATGCTCGCCCAGGCGAACTCCAGCAAGCAGAACGTGATGTCGCTGCTCCGTGGCTGACGGAAACGGGACATACTAAAGATAGCCTCGGCGTACAAACGCCGGGGTTTTCATATTTTTCAATTACTTAGCGACTATCTTTCGCGCGCTACGAGTCAAGTTTGCGCCATTTTAGGGGTGTCAAAGGGTTTTTTTGCATGCGCCGCACCGCCATGGCTAAGACGGTTCCAAGGAGAACCCGCCATGCAACTCTTCAACGCCCAGATCGTCGGACAGCGCCAATCGCTCGTCGTGACTGCCCAGCTTCAGCAGGCCATCCAGCTTTTGCAGATGGGCAATTCCGACCTGCAATCCTTCATCGAAGGGCAGGCCGAAGAGAACCCCTTCCTCGAACTGGGCCTGCCGAAATCAACAGCCCCGCGCGATCTGGCGCTGCCGTCCCAAGCCCGCACCAGCGGCGACGACGACTGGGACCGCATCGGCCAGCTTGCCGCCGATCCCGGCCCCTCGCTCTACGCCCATGCCAGCGCCGAGGTGGCACGCCTCGACCTGACCCCAGCCGACCGGTTGCTCGCCGGGCTGTTTCTCGACGCGCTCGAACCGTCGGGCTGGCTTGGCCAATCCGTCTGCGCCATCGCCGAGCGGGCCGGTGTCGACGAGGAACACGCCCTCCACGTGCTGACCCGTCTGCAACGCATCGAACCCGCCGGCCTCTTTGCCCGCAACCTGTCGGAATGCCTGCGCCTGCAAGCCGCCGATCAGGGCCTTCTCACCCCTGCGTTCGGCAGGCTGCTCGACAACCTGCCGATGCTCGCCGCAGCCGACCTGCGCGGCCTCATGCGGGTCTGCGCCGTGTCGATGGATGACCTCAAGGCCATGCTGCGCCAGATCCGCAGCCTGAACCCCAAACCGGGCGCCACCTTCGATGCCGCGCCCTC
Protein-coding sequences here:
- the rpoN gene encoding RNA polymerase factor sigma-54 gives rise to the protein MQLFNAQIVGQRQSLVVTAQLQQAIQLLQMGNSDLQSFIEGQAEENPFLELGLPKSTAPRDLALPSQARTSGDDDWDRIGQLAADPGPSLYAHASAEVARLDLTPADRLLAGLFLDALEPSGWLGQSVCAIAERAGVDEEHALHVLTRLQRIEPAGLFARNLSECLRLQAADQGLLTPAFGRLLDNLPMLAAADLRGLMRVCAVSMDDLKAMLRQIRSLNPKPGATFDAAPSPQRPPDLIVTRGETGWRVDLNRSTLPSVVVRDDAARDVKNPQANAYIAERLSVARWLSRAVEHRNQTTLKVGAEVVRRQADFLQGGLSRMRPMILREIADAIGVHESTVSRVCAGILIATPQGTFPLKSFFSASLGSSTGEAPGSASAVRHRIGKLIAAESSDEPLSDDTIARIIKDEDGIHLARRTVAKYRDQLRIASSVERRRRAAVNGQM